The segment GTATTCGTAACTTACAGGACGGAGTTGTCTGCAATGACACCCCCGAAGGCCTCATAGAAAACATCTTCAAACTGTTCGAACACAATCCTGATCTGCCTGCCGTGCTGGTTTACAACGTCGAAGGCATCAATATGGCAGGCGCTTTATCGAGTAGAGATACGTCTCTTAAATCACTCGGTGCTGTCGCTGGCCCACGCCAACCCGATAAACTCACCGACACCATGGTCGCCCTAGTCGTCGCCCGCCCCGAACGCGTCGAATGGCTGCGCTACTACGCCCCCTTCACCAAGGTCAACGAGAACAAAATCGACCCCGAATTCACCGGCTGGGGCTGGCGCAAACCGGCCGTCGAATTCCAACCCTCGGCGTTCATCCCCCAACCCTGGACCGAGCGCGCCTTTGAACAGTGGGACGCGTTGCCGGTACTGGCCAAGATCCATCGCCCCGTCACTGTCTCCCTGCAACGCCCGGACAATGGCGAACGCCTGAAGCGCGACGCTCTGAGCGCACAGCTGGCCATCGGTTGGAAAAAAGCCACTGACGGAGTCGCCCCGCCACCGGCCCGTGTGTTCTACGATGGTGGCTTGCACAGCGCGCCACTGGCCGAACTGGTCCCTGCCCTCGCCGTTGCCCACAGTTCCCTCGACCTGCTCGATTCCCGCGAAAGCTACGACCTCACCCAACGCCTGGGCGATACCGGCGCCGCTTCGCCCTTCGTTGGTATTGCCCTGGCCACCATGGCCAGCTACCAGAACGCCGACACCAGCGTGGTCATGCCCCTGCGTCGCCAGGACCAAGCAACGATCATCACCATCACCTCCCCGACACCTGGCAAGAAGCCGGTCGGCAACAAGTTCGGCATCAACCTGATGCCTCAAACCGCCAGCAGCAACCAAGCCCCACCCGCGCCCGTCACTACGAGCCCACCGCCGGTGCCTTCGTTGGCGGAGTTCGAGAACCACGATTAC is part of the Pseudomonas frederiksbergensis genome and harbors:
- a CDS encoding type VI lipase adapter Tla3 domain-containing protein, translating into MRCILPYLSITGLLLSSHLVLAAESSLASARCFATPATPVTAYTSTKKASTMSADARYHAPSSSPHLETLDVLSIGMSLDVFRQGQIWQTLQEQSAYQLEALHLGSILPMDPKKYPITSDDKNLAYSKRKADALELGLRVFLEKWPIPTITVVRDWNSNTPNLRFTPERTREMLTSMVDSFRTDAGLHWHRIRNLQDGVVCNDTPEGLIENIFKLFEHNPDLPAVLVYNVEGINMAGALSSRDTSLKSLGAVAGPRQPDKLTDTMVALVVARPERVEWLRYYAPFTKVNENKIDPEFTGWGWRKPAVEFQPSAFIPQPWTERAFEQWDALPVLAKIHRPVTVSLQRPDNGERLKRDALSAQLAIGWKKATDGVAPPPARVFYDGGLHSAPLAELVPALAVAHSSLDLLDSRESYDLTQRLGDTGAASPFVGIALATMASYQNADTSVVMPLRRQDQATIITITSPTPGKKPVGNKFGINLMPQTASSNQAPPAPVTTSPPPVPSLAEFENHDYAIEEFLASLKPKADWMDDL